The proteins below are encoded in one region of Bacteroidales bacterium:
- a CDS encoding isoleucine--tRNA ligase has protein sequence MGKRFPEYKGLDLSQVNKEILKVWDENDTFHKSIREVDGKGEFVFYEGPPSANGIPGIHHVMARTIKDAICRFKTQSGYEVKRKAGWDTHGLPVELQVEKALGITKEDIGSKISIEDFNKECRKDVMKYTDLWEDLTRKMGYWVNMDHPYVTYDNRYIETLWWLLKQLYTKGFLYQGYTIQPFSPAAGTGLSSHELNLPGCYRDVKDTTCIALFKLIRDKKSEFLFLHSDTNDVHMMAWTTTPWTLPSNTALAVGKDIKYVKVRSFNPYSGEPITVIVAKALLHNLFPEQNSGIHFSEYKPGDKKIPYKVSEHFSGDDLKGIHYEQLIDWVNPGKGAFQVLTGDFVTTEDGTGIVHIAPTFGADDYRVARENGVPPLLVKRKDGTFGPMVDKRGFMVPIADLDETFVKDSVNKLTYAGFEARPVKNEYDVTLAPETETLDVEIAVMLKQQGKAFRIEKHVHSYPHCWRTDKPVLYYPLDAWFIRTTAFRDRMIELNNTINWKPQSTGSGRFGKWLENLVDWNLSRSRYWGTPLPIWVSEDRKEEKCIGSAAELKGEIEKSIKAGFMKSNPLGKFVEGDNSAENYEKFDLHRPFVDDIILVSESGKKMFREPDLIDVWFDSGAMPYAQAHYPFENKENFSEMYPADYIAEGVDQTRGWFFTLHAISTMISDSVAFKNIISNGLVLDKNGNKMSKRLGNAVDPFTSIEEYGSDPLRWYMLTNAQPWDNLKFDITGVDEVKRKFFGTLYNTYSFFSLYANVDNFRFAEKEIPVNERPEIDRWIISLLNSLIKEVGNCYADYDLTRAGRAIQDFVTENLSNWYVRLNRKRYWGGEYDKDKLAAYQTLYVCLETVSQLAAPIAPFYTERLFMDLNSATGRHKENSVHLALFPEYDESLIDKALEERMDIAQKVSSMILGLRRKVSIKVRQPLARIMVPVPDKYFRAKFEAVKDLILAEVNVKEVEYIDDTASILVKKIKPNFKTLGPRYGKLMKEIANAISALTPQEIVAFENNGSHPATINGEQILLTTEDVEIISEDIPGWQVANDGKLTVALDITVSEELRFEGIAREFVNRIQNIRKEIGFDVTDKITVQIEDHEFVSEAVKRHSAYIGSQTLATAVTLSKNISGEGSREVEIDETVVKISVKKN, from the coding sequence ATGGGGAAAAGGTTTCCTGAATATAAAGGTCTTGATCTCTCGCAGGTAAATAAAGAGATCCTTAAAGTATGGGACGAGAATGATACTTTCCATAAAAGTATACGTGAGGTAGACGGAAAAGGTGAGTTTGTTTTCTATGAGGGTCCGCCTTCTGCTAACGGAATACCTGGCATTCACCATGTTATGGCGCGTACTATCAAGGACGCTATCTGCCGCTTCAAGACTCAGTCGGGTTATGAGGTGAAACGTAAGGCTGGCTGGGATACTCATGGACTTCCTGTTGAACTTCAGGTTGAAAAAGCTCTTGGAATCACTAAAGAAGATATCGGTTCAAAAATTTCTATTGAGGACTTCAATAAAGAGTGCCGGAAGGATGTGATGAAATACACCGACCTCTGGGAAGATCTTACACGTAAAATGGGATATTGGGTGAACATGGATCACCCTTATGTCACGTACGATAACAGGTATATCGAAACTCTGTGGTGGCTTCTGAAACAGCTCTATACCAAGGGTTTTCTTTATCAGGGTTATACAATACAGCCTTTCTCTCCTGCTGCCGGAACCGGACTCAGCTCCCACGAACTGAACCTGCCGGGCTGCTACAGGGATGTTAAGGATACAACCTGTATTGCTCTCTTCAAACTGATCCGGGATAAGAAATCAGAGTTCCTTTTCCTCCACAGCGATACAAATGATGTTCATATGATGGCCTGGACAACCACTCCATGGACACTTCCTTCAAATACCGCACTGGCTGTCGGAAAAGATATTAAATATGTCAAGGTGAGAAGTTTCAATCCATATTCCGGAGAACCAATCACAGTAATAGTTGCTAAAGCGCTTCTCCATAACCTCTTTCCTGAGCAGAACAGCGGGATCCATTTTTCAGAATACAAACCCGGCGACAAGAAGATCCCGTATAAAGTGTCTGAACATTTTTCAGGCGACGACCTTAAAGGAATTCATTATGAACAGCTAATCGACTGGGTCAATCCGGGCAAAGGTGCCTTCCAGGTGCTCACCGGCGATTTTGTAACTACAGAAGATGGTACTGGAATTGTTCACATTGCGCCGACATTCGGTGCCGACGACTACCGTGTTGCCAGGGAGAATGGTGTGCCTCCACTTCTCGTAAAAAGAAAAGACGGAACCTTCGGTCCGATGGTCGACAAGCGGGGATTTATGGTCCCGATTGCAGACCTCGATGAGACTTTCGTAAAGGATAGTGTGAATAAATTAACATATGCCGGCTTTGAGGCACGTCCTGTTAAAAATGAATATGATGTAACCCTCGCCCCAGAAACTGAAACCCTCGATGTTGAGATAGCAGTGATGCTCAAACAGCAGGGGAAGGCTTTCAGGATCGAAAAACATGTTCACAGCTATCCGCATTGCTGGAGAACAGACAAGCCTGTGCTCTACTATCCGCTCGATGCATGGTTCATCCGTACAACAGCTTTCCGCGACCGTATGATTGAACTCAATAATACTATCAACTGGAAACCACAGTCTACCGGAAGCGGACGCTTTGGCAAGTGGCTCGAGAATCTTGTCGACTGGAACCTCTCTCGCTCACGCTACTGGGGAACTCCTCTTCCGATCTGGGTATCTGAAGACCGGAAGGAAGAAAAATGCATCGGCTCTGCTGCAGAACTGAAAGGTGAAATAGAGAAATCTATCAAAGCCGGATTCATGAAGAGCAATCCTCTCGGAAAGTTTGTCGAGGGAGACAACTCAGCTGAAAACTATGAGAAGTTCGACCTTCACCGTCCTTTTGTTGACGATATAATTCTTGTAAGTGAAAGCGGTAAGAAGATGTTCCGTGAACCGGATCTTATTGATGTGTGGTTCGACTCAGGGGCTATGCCATATGCACAGGCACACTACCCGTTCGAGAATAAAGAGAATTTCAGTGAGATGTACCCGGCCGATTATATAGCCGAGGGTGTTGACCAGACAAGAGGCTGGTTCTTTACTCTTCATGCCATCTCCACAATGATCTCCGATTCAGTTGCCTTCAAAAATATTATTTCCAACGGACTGGTTCTCGATAAGAACGGCAACAAGATGTCGAAGCGTCTTGGCAATGCTGTGGATCCGTTCACTTCAATTGAAGAGTATGGTTCCGATCCGCTGCGCTGGTACATGCTTACAAACGCCCAGCCATGGGATAATCTTAAATTCGATATCACAGGCGTGGATGAAGTAAAACGCAAATTCTTCGGAACGCTTTACAACACCTACTCCTTCTTCTCTTTGTATGCCAATGTTGATAATTTCAGATTTGCGGAAAAAGAGATCCCGGTAAATGAAAGACCCGAGATTGACAGATGGATAATTTCTCTTCTCAACTCTCTCATAAAAGAGGTTGGAAACTGTTATGCCGATTATGATCTGACACGTGCCGGACGTGCAATACAGGATTTTGTTACCGAGAACCTCAGCAACTGGTATGTGCGCCTCAACCGCAAGCGTTACTGGGGAGGTGAGTATGACAAGGACAAACTTGCTGCTTACCAGACACTTTATGTTTGTCTTGAAACAGTGAGCCAGCTTGCCGCACCTATTGCCCCTTTCTACACAGAACGCCTTTTCATGGATCTTAACAGCGCAACAGGAAGGCATAAGGAGAACTCCGTTCACCTTGCACTTTTCCCTGAATATGATGAATCACTGATAGATAAAGCTCTCGAGGAGAGGATGGATATTGCCCAGAAGGTCTCTTCAATGATACTTGGACTTCGCAGAAAGGTTAGCATCAAAGTGCGTCAGCCGCTGGCAAGAATAATGGTGCCGGTACCTGATAAATATTTCAGGGCTAAGTTTGAAGCTGTCAAGGATCTGATCCTCGCCGAGGTGAATGTGAAAGAGGTTGAATATATCGACGATACCGCTTCAATTCTTGTGAAGAAGATTAAACCGAACTTCAAAACTCTCGGTCCGCGCTACGGGAAGCTTATGAAGGAGATTGCCAACGCCATTTCTGCACTCACTCCCCAGGAGATTGTTGCTTTTGAGAACAATGGCTCTCATCCTGCAACAATTAACGGAGAACAGATTCTCCTTACAACCGAAGACGTTGAGATAATCTCTGAAGATATCCCGGGATGGCAGGTTGCTAACGACGGAAAACTTACAGTCGCCCTCGACATTACTGTTTCTGAGGAGCTGAGGTTTGAAGGAATAGCCCGCGAGTTTGTAAACAGGATCCAGAACATCCGCAAGGAGATAGGTTTTGATGTAACAGATAAAATTACAGTCCAGATAGAAGATCACGAATTCGTAAGTGAAGCCGTGAAAAGACACTCAGCCTACATCGGCTCTCAGACCCTTGCCACTGCAGTTACTCTTTCGAAGAACATCTCAGGTGAAGGCAGCAGGGAAGTGGAGATTGATGAAACTGTAGTTAAGATTTCGGTTAAGAAGAATTAA
- a CDS encoding SDR family oxidoreductase, which produces MKRILVTGGAGFIGSHLCERLLNDGNEVICMDNYFTGSKMNIVHLLENPYFELIRHDVTMPLFVETDEIYNLACPASPVHYQYNGIKTIKTSVMGAINTLGLAKRTRSKILQASTSEIYGDPEVHPQHEGYWGNVNTLGPRACYDEGKRCAETLFMNYHEQNNVRIKIARIFNTYGPKMSANDGRVVSNFIVQALKGEDITIFGDGSHTRSFQYVDDLIDGLIKLMNTPDSFLGPVNLGNPGEFTIKSLAEKVIQMTGSKSKIIYLPLPIDDPKQRRPDISLAKKELNWQPAISLEEGLGRTIEYFRESLKG; this is translated from the coding sequence ATGAAACGAATACTCGTAACAGGCGGTGCCGGCTTTATAGGATCACATCTTTGTGAAAGGCTTCTGAATGACGGAAATGAAGTGATCTGCATGGATAACTACTTCACCGGTTCCAAGATGAATATCGTCCATCTTCTCGAAAATCCTTATTTCGAACTGATAAGACACGATGTTACGATGCCCCTGTTCGTCGAGACAGATGAGATCTACAACCTTGCCTGTCCGGCCTCTCCTGTACACTACCAGTATAATGGCATAAAAACAATCAAGACTTCGGTTATGGGTGCAATTAATACCCTCGGTCTTGCAAAGAGAACCCGGTCGAAGATCCTGCAGGCCTCAACAAGCGAGATCTACGGCGATCCTGAGGTACATCCTCAGCACGAGGGTTACTGGGGAAATGTAAATACTCTTGGTCCGCGTGCCTGTTATGATGAAGGTAAAAGATGTGCCGAGACTCTCTTCATGAATTACCACGAACAGAATAATGTCAGGATAAAAATTGCAAGGATCTTCAATACCTACGGTCCGAAAATGAGTGCCAACGACGGACGTGTTGTATCTAATTTTATAGTCCAGGCGCTTAAAGGTGAAGATATTACAATCTTCGGTGACGGCTCGCACACACGCAGTTTCCAATATGTCGACGACCTTATTGATGGCCTCATTAAACTTATGAATACCCCTGATAGTTTCCTCGGTCCGGTTAACCTAGGTAACCCCGGTGAGTTCACCATCAAATCACTCGCTGAAAAAGTTATTCAGATGACCGGCTCCAAATCGAAGATCATCTATTTACCCTTACCAATAGACGATCCCAAACAACGCCGTCCCGATATCTCTCTGGCAAAAAAGGAACTCAACTGGCAGCCGGCAATCAGTCTCGAAGAGGGGCTGGGGAGGACTATTGAGTACTTCAGGGAGTCCTTGAAGGGGTGA
- a CDS encoding DNA primase has product MIDRSTIERILDAAQIVDVVQEFVPLKKRGVNYLGLCPFHNEKTPSFTVSPSKEIFKCFGCGKVGNSVNFVMEHEHLTYPEALKYLAKRYHIEVVEKELTQEELEKQNERESLLVVSAYAARQFSENLFQSDEGMSVGITYFKERGFRQDTLKKFEVGYSFEKRDAFSKKAIDDGYKTDFLVKTGLSIQHEDRFYDRFSGRVMFPIHSLSGQVLGFGGRVLKTDAKTAKYLNSPESEIYHKSRILYGMFQARKSITQEDRCYLVEGYTDVMSLHEAGIENVVASSGTSLTQEQVRLIKRFTQNITILYDGDAAGIKASIRGIDLVLEEGLNVKIVLLPDGEDPDSYSKKISNEEFTKFLKEHETDFIRFKTQLLLSEANNDPVQKANLIKDIVKSIAVIPEAITRTVYIKECSVVLEVSEPILYNEVNKLQRQKNFQDRNKYPGPEDLPVPPPVIPKQIQPGPVPLYSEREIIRLLLKFGTVEFERTINKEDGREEVLSVADFIVREITGDGLVFNDRVCAKIFADFRFHAEHGLMTGDKQFVKHEDPEISSLSADLLADSHELSRIWKDKQTYVETEEMKLRDIVGDVVLKFKSDKIIIIRKEIMTQLEEAVKANDIEKVLTLQKRYANLSVALGAISRKLGNRILL; this is encoded by the coding sequence ATGATCGACCGCTCAACAATAGAACGTATTCTCGATGCTGCTCAGATAGTTGATGTGGTGCAGGAGTTCGTTCCCCTAAAGAAACGGGGAGTGAACTACCTTGGACTGTGTCCTTTTCACAATGAGAAAACCCCTTCATTTACTGTTTCTCCTTCGAAAGAGATCTTTAAATGTTTCGGCTGCGGCAAGGTCGGCAACTCGGTTAACTTCGTGATGGAACATGAACACCTCACCTACCCCGAGGCGCTGAAATACCTGGCGAAGAGATATCATATTGAGGTTGTCGAAAAAGAGCTTACTCAGGAGGAACTTGAGAAACAGAATGAGCGGGAGAGCCTTCTTGTCGTTTCAGCATATGCCGCCCGTCAGTTCTCCGAAAACCTCTTCCAGAGCGATGAGGGGATGAGTGTGGGTATTACATATTTCAAGGAAAGGGGTTTCCGTCAGGATACTCTGAAGAAATTTGAGGTGGGCTACAGCTTTGAAAAACGTGATGCCTTCTCAAAAAAAGCAATAGATGATGGTTATAAAACCGACTTCCTTGTCAAGACCGGTCTCTCAATCCAGCATGAAGACCGTTTCTACGACAGGTTCAGCGGAAGGGTGATGTTCCCGATCCATTCTCTCTCCGGACAGGTCCTTGGCTTCGGGGGAAGGGTGCTTAAGACGGATGCCAAAACGGCAAAATACCTGAACTCACCTGAATCTGAGATCTACCATAAGAGCCGGATCCTCTACGGCATGTTCCAGGCACGTAAGAGCATAACTCAGGAAGACAGGTGCTACCTTGTTGAGGGATACACCGATGTGATGTCGCTTCACGAAGCAGGCATCGAGAATGTTGTTGCCTCATCAGGCACTTCTCTAACTCAGGAGCAGGTAAGGCTGATAAAACGATTCACCCAGAACATAACAATCCTTTACGATGGCGATGCTGCCGGGATAAAAGCATCAATACGTGGTATCGACCTGGTTCTTGAGGAGGGACTGAATGTAAAGATTGTCCTGCTGCCCGATGGAGAGGATCCCGACTCATATTCAAAGAAGATCAGCAATGAGGAGTTCACAAAATTCCTCAAAGAGCACGAGACTGATTTTATAAGATTCAAAACACAGCTTCTGCTTTCTGAAGCCAATAACGATCCTGTTCAAAAAGCCAACCTTATAAAGGATATTGTAAAATCAATTGCTGTTATACCTGAGGCAATTACGCGTACTGTTTATATAAAGGAATGCAGTGTTGTTCTTGAAGTCTCCGAACCAATTCTTTATAATGAGGTAAACAAGCTCCAGCGGCAGAAAAACTTTCAGGACAGGAATAAATACCCGGGTCCGGAAGACCTGCCTGTTCCTCCGCCAGTTATACCTAAACAGATACAACCCGGACCTGTTCCTCTCTACTCGGAGAGAGAGATAATCCGCCTTCTTCTGAAATTCGGGACAGTTGAATTTGAAAGAACAATAAACAAGGAAGATGGCCGCGAAGAGGTATTGAGTGTTGCTGATTTTATTGTCAGGGAGATCACCGGCGACGGACTGGTTTTCAACGACAGGGTTTGTGCAAAAATATTTGCCGATTTCAGGTTTCATGCCGAACACGGACTAATGACCGGCGACAAACAGTTTGTGAAACATGAAGATCCTGAGATCTCAAGTCTGTCGGCCGATCTTCTGGCTGATTCTCACGAGCTCAGCAGGATCTGGAAGGATAAACAGACATATGTCGAAACCGAAGAGATGAAACTCAGGGATATCGTTGGCGATGTGGTCCTCAAGTTCAAAAGCGATAAAATCATAATAATCCGGAAGGAGATCATGACCCAGCTCGAAGAAGCTGTTAAGGCAAATGATATCGAAAAAGTCCTTACCCTGCAGAAAAGGTATGCAAACCTGAGTGTTGCCCTTGGAGCTATATCAAGAAAATTAGGGAACAGGATTTTGCTTTAA
- the pbpC gene encoding penicillin-binding protein 1C, with translation MPRFRSPLSTVVEANDGSLLGARIADDGQWRFPYSGEVPDKFEKALLTFEDRWFRFHPGINPVSIFRAAVNNFKAGKIVSGGSTITMQVARIAAGNKPRTYGEKFIEMLSALKLELFSSKKKIIEMYASNAPFGGNTVGLEAAAWRYTGKSSSSLSWAEAASLAILPNSPGLVFPGRNQEVLKRRRDDLLRRLYERNYFDSLTLILSIDEPVPGQPKTLPAKAPHLTDHIFTTRKGQTVKTTIDLHLQERATEIINTHQKELSANYIYNSACLILEVETGNVLAYVGNSTLEEAKLHGGDVDIIRSLRSTGSILKPFLYAAMQQSGDILPNSLVADVPTRFPGFSPKNFDQSYSGAVSAGSALSQSLNIPAVKMLQKYDPERFLDILKKTGFTSFDKPADHYGLSMILGGGETSLWELTGAYASLSRVLNRYLKEKKYYTEDYHAPVIISVTDTLKNEDHAPPLSAASIWLTYEALQKVNRPESETGWQYFSSSPDVAWKTGTSFGFRDGWAVGTTPQYVIGVWVGNADGEGRPGLTGITAAAPILFDLLNLTGTGPWFKTPLEDLTMIKVCAKSGFRASSDCPETIEIPAGVNGLRSEACPFHQVIHLNKSETLQVTSDCASPGEIINVPWFVLPPAMEYFYRQKHPEYRPLPPVAPGCAASGTIAAMEFIYPNSGVKIFIPRDETGTLTRVVPEIAHRNPSKKIFWHLDEKYIGTTKYIHQIEIIAGSGSHILTAVDEDGNSIKCSFTIVSSSTQILN, from the coding sequence ATGCCGCGATTCAGGTCGCCTTTATCAACTGTTGTTGAAGCAAATGACGGAAGCTTGCTGGGCGCCAGAATCGCAGATGACGGACAGTGGCGCTTCCCTTATTCCGGAGAGGTCCCCGATAAATTTGAAAAAGCACTCCTTACCTTCGAGGACCGCTGGTTCCGGTTTCATCCGGGAATTAACCCGGTATCCATTTTCAGGGCAGCGGTAAACAATTTCAAAGCAGGTAAGATTGTCAGCGGAGGCAGCACAATAACGATGCAGGTTGCAAGGATTGCTGCGGGTAACAAACCCCGGACATACGGCGAGAAATTCATTGAGATGCTTTCTGCCCTGAAACTAGAGCTGTTCTCTTCCAAAAAGAAGATCATTGAGATGTATGCTTCCAATGCCCCTTTCGGTGGAAATACAGTCGGTCTCGAAGCTGCAGCCTGGCGATATACCGGCAAATCTTCCTCTTCTCTTTCATGGGCAGAGGCTGCTTCGCTTGCAATACTTCCGAACTCACCCGGACTTGTATTTCCGGGAAGGAACCAGGAAGTACTTAAAAGAAGAAGGGATGACCTGCTCAGAAGGTTATATGAAAGGAACTACTTTGATTCGCTTACACTTATCCTGTCAATTGATGAGCCGGTTCCGGGCCAGCCAAAAACTCTTCCTGCCAAAGCGCCTCATCTAACTGATCATATTTTTACGACAAGAAAGGGGCAGACCGTTAAGACTACTATCGATCTTCATCTGCAGGAGAGAGCAACAGAAATAATAAACACTCATCAGAAAGAACTTTCTGCAAACTATATCTATAATTCTGCCTGTTTGATTTTAGAAGTTGAAACAGGAAATGTCCTGGCTTATGTTGGAAACAGCACCCTTGAGGAAGCTAAGCTGCATGGCGGAGATGTAGATATAATCCGTTCATTGCGAAGTACAGGAAGCATCCTGAAACCATTTCTCTATGCAGCTATGCAGCAGTCGGGAGATATCCTGCCAAACAGCCTGGTGGCTGATGTCCCGACACGTTTCCCCGGTTTCTCACCAAAGAATTTCGATCAGTCGTACAGCGGGGCTGTAAGTGCCGGTTCGGCCTTATCACAATCGCTTAATATTCCTGCAGTAAAAATGCTTCAGAAATATGATCCTGAGCGATTCCTCGATATTCTGAAAAAAACCGGATTCACGTCATTTGACAAACCTGCCGACCACTATGGACTTTCAATGATCCTGGGAGGAGGAGAGACTTCCTTATGGGAACTCACCGGAGCCTACGCATCTCTGTCGAGAGTGCTCAACAGATACCTGAAGGAAAAAAAATACTACACAGAAGATTATCATGCGCCGGTAATAATAAGTGTTACTGATACACTTAAAAACGAAGATCATGCTCCTCCTTTGTCCGCCGCTTCAATATGGCTAACCTATGAGGCACTTCAGAAAGTAAACAGACCCGAGAGCGAAACTGGCTGGCAGTACTTCTCCTCATCACCTGATGTAGCATGGAAGACAGGCACCAGCTTTGGTTTCAGGGACGGATGGGCTGTCGGAACAACGCCGCAATATGTTATTGGTGTTTGGGTTGGAAACGCCGACGGAGAAGGAAGGCCCGGACTGACAGGCATCACTGCTGCAGCTCCAATTCTTTTTGATCTTCTTAATCTGACAGGAACTGGTCCCTGGTTCAAAACGCCTCTTGAGGATCTGACAATGATAAAAGTGTGTGCAAAGAGCGGATTCAGGGCTTCTTCCGATTGTCCCGAGACCATTGAAATACCCGCAGGAGTTAACGGACTGCGTAGCGAAGCCTGTCCTTTCCATCAGGTCATTCATCTGAATAAATCAGAAACACTGCAGGTAACATCCGATTGTGCATCACCGGGAGAGATCATTAATGTCCCTTGGTTTGTGCTTCCTCCCGCCATGGAGTATTTCTACCGGCAGAAACACCCCGAATACAGACCTTTGCCCCCTGTTGCTCCGGGATGCGCTGCCTCAGGGACAATAGCGGCAATGGAGTTTATCTACCCGAATTCAGGTGTAAAGATCTTTATTCCCCGCGACGAAACAGGAACCCTGACAAGAGTCGTTCCTGAAATAGCACACCGAAATCCTTCAAAAAAAATCTTCTGGCATCTCGATGAAAAATATATTGGCACCACAAAATATATTCATCAGATTGAGATCATTGCAGGATCTGGTAGTCATATACTTACAGCTGTCGACGAGGATGGGAATTCTATAAAGTGCAGTTTTACGATTGTCTCTTCTTCAACACAGATTCTGAATTGA
- a CDS encoding NUDIX domain-containing protein → MNNSKSIEMFPIVDENGNTIGEAPRTVCHDGKSMLLHPVVHLHVFNTKGELFLQKRSMTKDIQPGKWDTSVGGHVSPGESIEEALKREAFEELNLTEFVPLFITRYVWESQRERELVNSFKTITDEVPRVEKNEIEEGRYWSLQEIRENIGKGIFTPNFENELKYII, encoded by the coding sequence ATGAACAATTCCAAATCAATAGAAATGTTCCCCATTGTCGATGAAAACGGCAATACAATAGGTGAAGCGCCCCGCACAGTCTGTCACGACGGGAAAAGCATGCTCCTGCACCCTGTTGTGCATCTTCATGTCTTTAACACTAAAGGCGAACTCTTCCTGCAGAAACGATCAATGACAAAAGATATCCAGCCAGGTAAATGGGATACATCTGTCGGCGGACATGTCAGTCCGGGCGAATCGATTGAAGAAGCACTAAAAAGAGAAGCTTTTGAAGAACTAAATCTTACAGAATTTGTTCCCCTGTTTATTACCAGGTATGTCTGGGAATCACAAAGGGAAAGGGAGCTCGTAAACTCCTTTAAAACAATTACCGATGAGGTTCCCCGTGTTGAAAAGAATGAGATTGAAGAAGGCAGATACTGGTCGTTGCAGGAGATCAGGGAAAATATCGGCAAAGGGATCTTTACTCCGAATTTTGAAAACGAATTAAAATATATAATATGA
- a CDS encoding YceI family protein, protein MKHLTALLIFSILYLTSYSQKYMTKNGYIGFYSHTPIEDIKADNNQVASVLDIATGDLVFQVLIRSFHFEKALMEEHFNENYMESEKYPKALFKGKITNISSVNFSKIGAYEVIVEGDLTIHNVTNKISTKGTIEIVTGGINATSKFMIVPEDYKITIPWIIRDKINKTLEVTVTMKYTPVVASR, encoded by the coding sequence ATGAAACACCTTACCGCTCTTCTTATATTTTCAATTCTGTACCTCACCAGTTACAGTCAGAAATACATGACCAAAAATGGTTATATCGGATTCTATTCACATACTCCTATAGAGGACATCAAAGCCGATAACAACCAGGTAGCATCAGTTCTGGATATAGCAACGGGAGATCTCGTTTTTCAGGTTCTTATCAGGTCTTTTCATTTCGAAAAAGCCCTAATGGAGGAACATTTTAACGAGAACTACATGGAGTCGGAGAAATACCCTAAAGCTCTGTTTAAAGGAAAGATCACGAACATTTCATCTGTTAACTTTTCAAAGATCGGAGCATATGAGGTAATTGTTGAGGGAGACCTTACAATTCATAATGTCACTAATAAGATAAGTACCAAAGGAACCATTGAAATCGTGACAGGAGGGATCAATGCGACTTCAAAATTCATGATTGTCCCCGAAGATTATAAGATAACTATTCCGTGGATCATAAGAGACAAAATCAATAAAACTCTGGAGGTAACTGTAACAATGAAATATACGCCGGTTGTAGCGTCCAGATAG
- a CDS encoding magnesium transporter CorA family protein: MSDNKFYHFSATGLFYGVATAADAIAATSEGGFIWLNYYKPTKQELNFLIDTLGIHPLSVEDCLDAKQIPKIEHFPKNTFIIFNAFSYIEKTLHIDEVDFFIGKNYIITVSGHNSDSRRPLVNIESIVSKDSLNAKSGPAFLLHILMDYLVDQKFEAFDALEDDLETAEDEVIDNCAGFNPKELMRLRKDLLNLRKSLFHEREILVKICRLDCPFISDKAIFHYRDIYDHLAKIFELSETYREIVTNLMELYTSLLNNLMTKASNETNASVRRLTLIATVFMPLTLLASIGGMSEWSMMTGPENWKITYPLFMLGMLVIGGLNFVLIRLLEKRGRFKKIE; encoded by the coding sequence ATGTCAGATAATAAGTTTTACCATTTTTCAGCAACTGGTTTGTTTTACGGAGTCGCAACAGCTGCTGATGCAATTGCAGCAACCAGCGAGGGAGGTTTTATCTGGCTTAATTATTATAAGCCGACAAAGCAGGAACTAAATTTCCTGATAGATACCCTGGGGATACATCCACTTTCTGTTGAAGACTGTCTGGATGCTAAACAGATCCCTAAAATAGAACATTTTCCTAAAAACACTTTTATAATTTTTAATGCTTTCAGTTATATTGAAAAGACACTTCATATTGACGAGGTAGATTTTTTCATTGGCAAAAATTACATTATAACTGTCAGCGGGCATAATTCTGATTCAAGAAGACCTCTTGTCAACATCGAAAGCATAGTCTCTAAGGATTCACTAAATGCTAAGAGTGGTCCTGCATTTTTGCTGCACATACTTATGGATTACCTTGTTGACCAGAAGTTTGAGGCGTTTGATGCTCTTGAGGACGATCTTGAAACGGCAGAAGATGAGGTAATTGATAACTGTGCCGGGTTTAATCCTAAAGAACTTATGAGGCTAAGAAAGGATCTTCTGAATCTCAGGAAAAGTCTTTTTCACGAAAGGGAGATACTTGTGAAGATTTGCCGCCTGGATTGTCCGTTCATATCTGATAAAGCTATATTTCATTATCGGGATATTTATGATCACCTGGCAAAAATATTTGAACTCTCAGAAACCTACAGGGAGATTGTGACAAACCTTATGGAGCTTTATACTTCACTGCTAAACAACTTAATGACCAAGGCATCAAATGAGACAAATGCATCAGTAAGGAGACTGACTCTGATAGCCACAGTGTTTATGCCGCTGACTCTTCTGGCAAGTATTGGCGGGATGTCTGAATGGTCGATGATGACCGGACCGGAAAACTGGAAGATTACATATCCGCTTTTTATGCTTGGGATGCTTGTAATCGGAGGATTGAATTTTGTTCTGATAAGGTTACTTGAGAAAAGGGGCAGATTTAAGAAGATCGAGTAG